From the uncultured Trichococcus sp. genome, one window contains:
- the dnaG gene encoding DNA primase, which translates to MAERISEEKLAQIRTETNIVDVVSQYVQLKKRGKNHFGFCPFHDEKTPSFSVAEEKQIFHCFSCGRGGNVFTFLMDVEGISFVEAVIKTAELSNIALDFSYENHAPDNPLQSKKEKLIQIHEEAAAFYHQVLMNTVTGQAALDYMIQRGFTPETLKEYQIGFSPSNRTALFQMLKAKTFDEGLLQESGIFTDRQGQNELYDRFSARIIFPLRNAKGKAVAFSGRILHASPVDDTGYHEAKYLNSPETLLFNKRDFLFNFDKARSEIRRHSEVILFEGYMDVISAWQAGVKNGVASMGTSLTDEQNRILTKTADKIVIAYDGDRPGVEATKRAIEILERNKHFDISIFPLEAGMDPDEYIQQKGPEAFAKALKNNRETVIQFYSRYLKMNLNLDSEKNRITYIETMLKALAPLDSLIERELYMKDIADEFSIPIDILQKQLKGYQQEVLQQRPGREPLRRAAPHDAAPHAMYPSTNKRKVTQAEQSEKQLLYRLFHFEEVWSYLNEIDADFNFIHDDYQTIYILYEEFFRQTGLVGNIDQFLDRINNQALQNVITEIEWFQLDSEVTYQEIQDLVHIIRDKSSLQDQLTKKQAEMKEARKKNDNERLKTIMLEIVSLSKELKATKK; encoded by the coding sequence TTGGCAGAACGTATTTCAGAAGAAAAATTAGCGCAAATCAGAACCGAAACGAATATTGTTGATGTCGTCAGCCAATATGTACAACTCAAAAAAAGAGGCAAGAATCATTTCGGATTTTGCCCGTTCCATGACGAGAAGACCCCCTCTTTTTCTGTCGCAGAAGAAAAACAGATTTTCCACTGTTTCAGCTGCGGAAGGGGAGGGAATGTTTTTACTTTCTTGATGGATGTCGAGGGTATTTCATTCGTTGAAGCAGTCATTAAGACAGCCGAATTAAGCAACATCGCCTTGGATTTCTCGTACGAAAATCATGCACCGGATAATCCGCTGCAGTCAAAGAAAGAAAAGCTGATCCAAATCCATGAGGAAGCAGCAGCTTTTTACCATCAGGTCCTGATGAATACCGTTACGGGGCAAGCTGCGCTGGATTACATGATCCAACGCGGCTTCACGCCGGAGACACTAAAAGAGTATCAAATAGGCTTTTCTCCTTCCAATCGGACAGCGCTCTTTCAAATGCTAAAAGCGAAGACATTCGATGAAGGGCTCCTTCAGGAAAGTGGTATATTCACGGATAGACAAGGCCAAAACGAACTTTACGATCGGTTCTCGGCCAGAATCATTTTCCCATTGCGTAACGCTAAAGGAAAGGCAGTCGCTTTTTCCGGCAGAATTCTGCATGCTTCCCCTGTGGATGACACAGGTTACCATGAAGCAAAATATCTGAACAGTCCGGAAACGCTCTTGTTCAACAAACGTGATTTCCTTTTCAACTTCGATAAAGCCCGCAGTGAGATCCGCAGACATTCCGAAGTGATCCTTTTCGAAGGGTACATGGATGTCATATCCGCTTGGCAAGCAGGTGTGAAAAATGGCGTCGCCTCGATGGGAACCAGTCTGACGGATGAACAGAACCGGATATTGACGAAGACGGCCGATAAAATAGTCATTGCCTATGACGGCGATCGTCCCGGTGTCGAGGCGACCAAGCGCGCCATTGAGATACTGGAACGCAATAAGCACTTCGATATCTCGATTTTCCCGCTGGAAGCCGGCATGGACCCGGATGAATACATCCAGCAGAAAGGTCCGGAGGCATTCGCCAAGGCGCTGAAAAATAACCGCGAGACAGTCATCCAGTTCTATTCACGCTACCTCAAGATGAATCTGAACCTGGATTCCGAAAAAAATCGCATCACCTATATCGAAACCATGCTTAAGGCGCTGGCTCCCTTGGATTCTCTGATCGAAAGAGAGCTCTACATGAAGGATATCGCGGATGAATTCAGCATACCGATCGATATCCTGCAGAAACAATTGAAGGGTTATCAACAAGAGGTGCTTCAGCAGCGGCCTGGACGCGAACCGCTCAGGCGGGCTGCGCCGCATGATGCTGCGCCCCACGCGATGTATCCGAGTACGAACAAACGCAAAGTGACCCAGGCAGAGCAAAGTGAAAAGCAACTGCTTTACCGTCTGTTTCATTTCGAGGAAGTCTGGTCGTATCTGAATGAGATTGATGCGGATTTCAATTTCATCCATGACGACTACCAGACGATCTACATTTTGTATGAAGAGTTTTTCAGGCAGACTGGGTTGGTCGGGAATATCGACCAATTTTTGGACCGCATCAATAATCAGGCTCTTCAGAATGTGATTACGGAGATCGAATGGTTCCAATTGGATTCGGAAGTCACCTATCAGGAAATTCAGGATCTCGTCCATATCATCCGGGATAAGTCGTCCCTTCAGGATCAACTGACAAAAAAACAGGCTGAAATGAAGGAAGCCCGAAAGAAAAATGACAATGAGCGTCTGAAGACAATCATGTTGGAAATTGTTTCCCTTTCAAAAGAATTAAAAGCAACAAAGAAATAG
- the rpoD gene encoding RNA polymerase sigma factor RpoD, protein MAIEKNDQGLTLEQVTKKLIAEHKLLGSVFYDELADKIATPFQLDADDMDKLIQKMEDGGVSVVDADGGPTARQLAKETVKPEKPAAAKKDEEEDLMAVPPGVKINDPVRMYLKEIGRVPLLNAEEEVNLALRIKDGDQEAKQQLAEANLRLVVSIAKRYVGRGMQFLDLIQEGNMGLMKAVEKFDHTKGFKFSTYATWWIRQAITRAIADQARTIRIPVHMVETINKLVRIQRQLLQDLGREPTPEEIGAEMDLPTEKVREILKIAQEPVSLETPIGEEDDSHLGDFIEDQEVLSPAEHTAQTLLKEQLEEVLDTLTDREENVLRLRFGLDDGNVRTLEQVGKVFGVTRERIRQIEAKALRKLRHPSRSKQLKDFLE, encoded by the coding sequence ATGGCAATCGAAAAAAATGATCAAGGTTTAACGTTAGAACAGGTGACCAAAAAACTGATCGCAGAACACAAATTATTGGGGTCCGTCTTCTACGACGAATTGGCCGATAAAATAGCTACACCTTTCCAATTGGACGCGGACGACATGGATAAACTGATACAAAAAATGGAAGACGGCGGTGTCAGTGTCGTGGACGCAGACGGCGGTCCGACTGCTCGTCAACTTGCTAAAGAAACGGTAAAGCCTGAAAAACCAGCTGCAGCCAAAAAGGATGAAGAGGAAGACCTGATGGCGGTGCCACCCGGAGTGAAAATCAACGATCCGGTGCGCATGTACTTGAAGGAAATCGGCCGCGTGCCTTTGCTGAACGCAGAGGAAGAAGTCAATTTGGCCTTGCGCATCAAAGATGGCGATCAGGAAGCGAAACAGCAATTGGCTGAGGCCAATTTGCGTCTGGTCGTTTCCATCGCGAAACGTTATGTAGGCCGGGGCATGCAATTCTTGGATCTGATCCAGGAAGGCAATATGGGTCTGATGAAAGCTGTCGAAAAATTCGACCATACGAAAGGGTTCAAATTCTCCACCTATGCCACTTGGTGGATTCGTCAAGCCATCACCCGCGCCATCGCCGACCAAGCCAGAACGATCCGTATCCCTGTGCACATGGTGGAAACAATCAATAAATTGGTCCGGATCCAACGGCAATTGCTGCAGGACCTCGGACGCGAACCGACGCCGGAAGAAATCGGCGCCGAGATGGACCTTCCGACTGAAAAAGTCAGAGAGATCCTGAAAATCGCCCAAGAGCCCGTTTCCTTGGAAACCCCTATCGGGGAAGAAGACGATTCGCATTTAGGCGATTTCATCGAAGACCAGGAAGTCCTGAGTCCGGCTGAGCACACTGCCCAAACGCTTCTGAAGGAACAACTTGAGGAAGTGTTGGACACTTTGACTGACCGTGAGGAAAACGTCTTGCGTCTGCGTTTCGGCCTTGATGACGGGAATGTACGGACTTTGGAGCAAGTGGGAAAAGTATTCGGCGTTACCCGTGAGCGGATCCGCCAAATCGAAGCAAAAGCTTTGCGCAAACTGCGTCACCCAAGCCGCTCGAAACAATTAAAAGATTTTCTTGAGTAA
- a CDS encoding tRNA (adenine(22)-N(1))-methyltransferase TrmK → MNIQQLSVRLEAVASFVPENARLADIGSDHAYLPCVLAARDVISYALAGEVVKGPFESAAEQIRTSGVGDRVSARLGDGMDVIEPMDLINVVTICGMGGDLISKILEKGRLKGKLVGVERLILQPNNGEKKLREWLIGHQFKIIDETILEENGKIYEIIVAENAETTEKYSDLEYSFGRFLLQEKNETFRKKWLSEIDKCQYILDSMQKASNNLNEKEQQVINKINEIKEVLE, encoded by the coding sequence TTGAACATTCAACAATTATCCGTAAGACTCGAGGCAGTCGCAAGTTTTGTGCCGGAAAACGCCAGACTGGCCGATATAGGCTCGGATCACGCCTATTTGCCTTGTGTTTTGGCAGCGCGCGACGTCATCAGTTACGCATTGGCAGGGGAAGTCGTGAAAGGCCCCTTCGAATCGGCAGCGGAACAGATCAGAACATCAGGAGTAGGCGATCGCGTCAGCGCCAGATTAGGCGATGGCATGGATGTGATCGAACCGATGGATCTTATAAATGTCGTCACTATCTGCGGGATGGGTGGGGATTTGATTTCCAAAATTCTGGAAAAAGGCAGATTGAAGGGCAAGTTGGTTGGTGTGGAACGACTGATTCTTCAGCCCAACAACGGAGAAAAGAAGCTGCGTGAATGGCTGATCGGCCACCAATTCAAAATCATCGACGAAACGATATTGGAAGAAAACGGAAAGATTTATGAAATCATCGTCGCTGAAAATGCAGAGACAACAGAAAAATACTCCGATCTGGAATACAGTTTCGGCCGTTTCTTGCTTCAGGAAAAAAATGAGACTTTCCGCAAAAAATGGCTGTCCGAAATCGATAAATGCCAATACATATTGGACAGCATGCAAAAAGCAAGCAACAATCTTAATGAAAAAGAACAGCAAGTGATCAATAAAATCAATGAAATTAAAGAGGTGCTGGAATGA
- a CDS encoding Nif3-like dinuclear metal center hexameric protein: MKSITGYEFIELFESHVPTWLAEDGDPVGLHLGDLSRPVRRILVTLDVRPEVVQEAIEKQADFIFSHHPPIYRPLKNLDVSDKQTKMYGDLLKHDISVYAAHTNLDNANNGMNDWLSEALGLLDVEIMDVTKRVPVKKISVCVPNAECNSVRLAMTDAGAGNISDEYSHCSFETQGVGRFTPLEGAKPAIGHINEAEEVQEKKIEMVVEDKYLADVLEALYESHPYEEPVYEVYTINNFQREYGLGRVGNLSLPMSLRSFIQYVKDVFQIEGLRFVAADLDQTISRVAICGGDAGKYYRKAIKKGADVYITGDVYYHTAHDMQADGLTVIDPGHHIEQICKPKLLELFNEWKKENEWDLEVIASEINTDPFIFDSQL; this comes from the coding sequence ATGAAAAGCATTACTGGTTATGAATTCATCGAGTTATTCGAATCGCATGTTCCGACTTGGCTGGCAGAGGATGGGGATCCGGTGGGTCTCCATTTGGGAGATTTGAGCCGTCCGGTCCGCCGTATTTTGGTTACGCTTGATGTCCGCCCGGAAGTCGTTCAGGAGGCCATCGAGAAGCAAGCCGATTTTATTTTCTCCCATCATCCGCCAATCTACAGACCGCTAAAAAATCTGGATGTTTCAGATAAGCAAACGAAAATGTACGGAGATCTGCTGAAGCATGATATCAGCGTGTATGCGGCCCACACGAATCTGGACAATGCGAATAACGGAATGAACGATTGGCTATCTGAGGCGTTGGGGCTTTTGGATGTCGAAATCATGGATGTCACGAAGCGTGTGCCTGTAAAGAAAATATCCGTATGTGTGCCGAATGCCGAATGCAATAGTGTCCGCTTGGCTATGACCGATGCGGGAGCAGGGAACATTTCCGACGAATACAGCCACTGTTCCTTTGAGACGCAGGGGGTTGGCCGCTTCACGCCGCTGGAAGGTGCAAAACCTGCCATCGGCCATATCAACGAAGCGGAGGAAGTCCAAGAGAAAAAAATTGAGATGGTCGTCGAAGACAAATACTTGGCTGACGTCTTGGAGGCGCTGTATGAATCGCACCCATACGAAGAGCCCGTCTATGAAGTCTACACGATCAATAATTTCCAACGCGAATACGGCCTGGGAAGGGTCGGTAATTTGTCTTTGCCGATGTCGTTGCGCTCCTTTATCCAGTACGTCAAGGATGTTTTCCAGATCGAGGGCCTGCGTTTTGTAGCGGCCGATTTGGATCAGACAATCAGCCGTGTTGCCATCTGTGGCGGGGATGCCGGCAAATATTATCGGAAAGCAATCAAAAAAGGCGCGGATGTGTACATCACTGGTGATGTCTACTACCACACAGCTCACGATATGCAAGCGGATGGACTGACCGTCATCGATCCGGGCCATCACATCGAACAGATCTGCAAACCGAAATTATTGGAACTATTCAATGAATGGAAAAAAGAAAATGAATGGGATCTGGAAGTCATCGCTTCCGAAATCAACACGGATCCTTTCATTTTCGACAGTCAATTGTGA
- the pepT gene encoding peptidase T, protein MQEKLVDRFLKYVKFETRSDEKSLAVPSTQNQVDFAKTVLMPELEAIGLSDIQYNPANGFVTAFLPRNSEKAFPAIGFIAHMDTADFEAANVNPLIWDHYAGDNLILDAEAQVILSPKEFPSLKNYIGQTLITTDGKTLLGADDKAGIAEIITALEAIKAADDIEHGDIKVAFGPDEEIGRGADLFDVSGFGCDFAYTMDGGPLGELEYESFNAAQAIVTIHGKNVHPGTAKDTMVNAIKLAIAYDSALPQNEVPEKTEKREGFYHLLGIEGSVEESKMTYIIRDHDKDLFEDRKTTMLTLAERMNKELAEERITIEMHDQYYNMGEVLKKDMRPVDLAEAAMKSLGIPPIIEPIRGGTDGSKLSFMGLPTPNIFAGGENFHGRYEFVSVQSMEKAVAVIVEIIRQSQGYGK, encoded by the coding sequence ATGCAAGAGAAATTAGTGGACCGTTTTTTGAAATACGTTAAATTCGAGACAAGATCGGATGAAAAAAGTCTGGCAGTGCCTTCCACCCAAAATCAGGTAGACTTCGCAAAAACGGTTTTGATGCCGGAGCTGGAAGCCATCGGACTTTCGGATATCCAATACAATCCAGCCAATGGCTTCGTGACGGCATTTTTGCCGCGCAACTCCGAAAAAGCGTTCCCTGCCATCGGGTTCATCGCCCATATGGATACGGCTGATTTTGAAGCGGCAAATGTAAATCCGCTTATTTGGGACCACTATGCGGGCGACAATCTGATTTTGGATGCGGAAGCGCAAGTGATCCTTTCGCCGAAGGAGTTCCCTTCTTTGAAGAACTACATCGGTCAGACTTTGATCACAACCGACGGAAAAACGTTGTTGGGTGCGGACGACAAAGCCGGCATCGCCGAAATCATCACAGCGTTGGAAGCGATAAAAGCAGCGGATGACATAGAGCATGGGGACATCAAAGTTGCTTTCGGGCCGGATGAAGAAATCGGCCGTGGAGCTGATCTCTTTGATGTGTCCGGTTTCGGCTGCGATTTTGCCTATACGATGGACGGCGGTCCGTTGGGGGAACTTGAATACGAAAGTTTCAATGCCGCCCAAGCGATCGTAACGATCCATGGCAAAAATGTGCATCCTGGAACTGCCAAGGACACGATGGTGAATGCGATCAAGTTGGCCATCGCTTACGACAGCGCGTTGCCGCAAAATGAAGTCCCTGAAAAAACCGAAAAGCGCGAAGGCTTTTATCACCTGTTGGGCATTGAAGGCAGTGTGGAAGAAAGCAAAATGACCTACATCATCAGGGATCATGACAAGGATCTTTTTGAGGACAGGAAAACGACCATGCTTACGCTTGCGGAGCGCATGAACAAGGAATTGGCTGAAGAACGCATCACTATAGAAATGCACGATCAGTACTACAACATGGGGGAAGTGCTGAAAAAAGATATGCGTCCAGTCGATTTGGCGGAAGCGGCGATGAAGTCGTTGGGGATACCCCCGATCATCGAACCGATCCGCGGCGGTACGGATGGCTCAAAATTGTCCTTCATGGGTCTGCCTACTCCGAACATCTTTGCCGGGGGAGAAAACTTCCATGGGCGCTATGAATTTGTGTCTGTCCAATCAATGGAAAAAGCAGTAGCGGTCATCGTGGAAATCATCAGACAAAGCCAGGGATACGGAAA